GGATAAACCGATGGGGATCGCCCACGCCGTCCGTATGTCGCAAGCGTTTTTGCAAAAAGAACCGTTTATCCTTTTATTAGGCGACAATCTGTTGATGGATTCGCTGACTGAACTGGTTCGTGGCTTTCAGGAGAAGCGATCAGACGGAGTCGTCATGTTGAGTGAGGTTAAGCGGCCGCAGGACTTCGGCATCGCCGAAGTGCGCGAAGGTCGACTCATCTCCGTGGAAGAAAAACCTGCCCGACCGAAAAGCAATCTGGCAGTAATCGGAGCCTATTTATTTACGACGCCGATCTTCGAGGCAATCGACTCACTGCAACCCTCCGCTCGCGGAGAGTACGAGATAACGGATGCGATCCAGGCGATGATCGATCGCGGTTTGGTCATTGCACACAGGACGGCAACAGGGAAATACACCGACGTAGGAACGGTTGAGCGTTGGCTGGAGGCGAATCGGTGGATGCTAGCCCGCGAGCTGGGAAAAGAGGTTGAGATCGGAAAAGACAGCGTCGTCCTCAATTGCGAGATCATTGGTCCCGTCTTGATCGGAAACGGCTGCCGCCTGGAGAATTGCAGGATTGGGCCGTACGTTTCGATTCAGAACGGTGTTCAGCTATTAAACTGCGCTCATATCGAGAATAGCATTTTGCTAGAAGAAAGCTGCCTGCAAGATGTGAAATGGAAGCTAAAGGACAGTGTCTTTGGCCGTTCTTCCCATCTCAAGGGAGAGCTGGAGAAACACATGGCGTCTGTCATTCTCAGTGACAAATCTTCTATTCACCTGCCCGCCGGGGGAGGTGACGAGGCGTGAACCAGGATACGCCCATGTTTACCGTCGTCATCCCCACCTACAACC
This sequence is a window from Brevibacillus composti. Protein-coding genes within it:
- a CDS encoding glucose-1-phosphate thymidylyltransferase, producing MKGLILCAGRGTRLHPFSYSQPKTLLPVANQPVLFHCIRKLLEVGVTDIGIVINPSHVQIPECVGNGSQFGATITYIHQDKPMGIAHAVRMSQAFLQKEPFILLLGDNLLMDSLTELVRGFQEKRSDGVVMLSEVKRPQDFGIAEVREGRLISVEEKPARPKSNLAVIGAYLFTTPIFEAIDSLQPSARGEYEITDAIQAMIDRGLVIAHRTATGKYTDVGTVERWLEANRWMLARELGKEVEIGKDSVVLNCEIIGPVLIGNGCRLENCRIGPYVSIQNGVQLLNCAHIENSILLEESCLQDVKWKLKDSVFGRSSHLKGELEKHMASVILSDKSSIHLPAGGGDEA